A DNA window from Pseudomonas sp. B21-056 contains the following coding sequences:
- a CDS encoding dimethylsulfoniopropionate lyase, giving the protein MTVDLNFELTCLVDLIHSHLCSTVPDVATRLRLEELDISVNEAVLCRPESQYSAMAKATIETAGKELAGSFEKLGAMASCISMIADALEWYKKPLSTELPEFQAGHLNAIIFGRSGLATLGNLTLGVTVMSPHITYPEHHHSPEELYIALSESEWWQPESGWRSPGLGGTVYNTGDLLHSMRSGAQHHLSLWFLFGDMHFFSGAV; this is encoded by the coding sequence ATGACGGTGGACTTAAATTTCGAGTTGACGTGCCTGGTTGACCTTATTCATTCACATCTGTGCTCAACAGTTCCGGATGTTGCAACGCGGCTTCGTCTTGAAGAGTTAGACATATCCGTTAATGAGGCTGTTTTATGCAGGCCGGAGAGTCAATATTCAGCGATGGCCAAAGCTACTATTGAAACAGCCGGAAAAGAGCTTGCAGGTTCCTTTGAGAAGCTTGGGGCGATGGCGAGCTGCATTTCGATGATCGCCGATGCGTTAGAGTGGTATAAAAAACCGCTCTCGACGGAGTTGCCCGAATTCCAGGCCGGTCACCTGAATGCAATCATCTTTGGCCGGAGTGGATTAGCGACGCTCGGCAACCTGACTCTTGGGGTAACAGTTATGAGTCCACACATAACTTATCCTGAGCATCACCATAGTCCTGAAGAACTGTACATTGCACTTTCGGAAAGTGAATGGTGGCAGCCTGAAAGCGGATGGCGCTCACCAGGCCTCGGCGGAACAGTTTACAACACTGGTGACTTGCTGCACTCCATGCGCTCTGGAGCCCAACACCACCTGTCCCTCTGGTTTCTTTTCGGCGATATGCATTTCTTTTCCGGCGCAGTTTAG